The following nucleotide sequence is from Synechococcus sp. CBW1004.
CGAGGGTGCTGGCGGCCTTGAAGCTCCAGGCCAGCGCCAACGGACCGGGCACGGCGTCAACACCCGCCCGCAGGCCCCACGCCCACCAGGCGCCCCCCACCAGCATCCAGAACAGGGGCGCGAACAGGCCGTCGACGGCGTTTTCACTGGCGGTCTCCGCCGCTGCCCGCAGGATCTCCGGCTCGCTCAGCCCGCTGACATCGCGGCCCACAATCCACGCCAGGCGCTGACGCGCTTCCTGCAGATCCGGCAGCGCCTCCAGCACCTGATGCACCGCCTCTCGCAGGCTGCCGCCGGCCAGAGCACTCGCCAGGCCGATCAACAAAAGCGGCAAGCCCAGCACGGGTGCCACGAGCGCCAGTCGCTCCAGGCTCCAGCCTGCCAGGGCGCTGCCGAGCACCAGCAGCAACGTGATCCCGCCACCGACCGCCCGCAGCGCCGGCGGCCGATCCCCCGCCCAGGCCTCGGCCCCACCCCGCAACCGGGCGATGCACCAGCCCATCACCTGCACCGGATGGAGCAGACCGTGGGGGTCCCCGACAAGGCGATCAAGACCACAGGCCAGAGCCACCAGCAGCCAGACCTGCAGGCCCGGACCGGAGGCGGCCGGCAGCGGAGGCAGAGAAACGTTCAAACGAGGGCAGCGCAGAACGGGAGGACGCCTCCGGAACCCGCGATCAGGTCATGGGGCGCGGTCACATCGGTGGGTGTGGAGAACACGGCAGTCGGAGCGTGGGCCTGCGATGGGAAGGCAGGGCGCTCCTCCAGGGAGATCCCTGTCTGGGCGAGCGTGATGGCGCGAGGCCAGACCACGAAAAAGCCGCAGGTGCTTCCCGGACGGGAGACCCGCGGCCATGGCACCTTCCACCGGGCGAGGGGTGTCGCGACAAGCCGTTGCGACACCCGTGGAGGCAATCAGGCCTTCAGCCAGCTGAACATCGAGCGCAGTCCCTTGCCCACCTGCTCGATCGGGTGCTGAGAGTCGCGCTGGCGGATCCTGTTCATCTCCGGCTTGCCCGCCTCGCACTCCGCCACGAAGTTGCGGGCGAAGGTGCCGTCCTGGATGTCGGTGAGGATGCGCTTCATCTCCGCCTTGGTGTCGGCGGTGATCAGGCGCGGACCGCTGACGTAGTCGCCGTATTCGGCGGTGTTGGAGATCGAATCGCGCATGGCGGTGAGGCCGCCCTTGACCATCAGGTCGACGATCAGCTTCACCTCATGCAGGCACTCGAAGTAGGCCAGCTCGGGCTGGTAGCCGGCCTCCACCAGGGTCTCGAAGCCGGCCTTGACCAACTCGGACAGACCGCCGCAGAGCACCGCCTGCTCACCGAACAGATCGGTCTCGGTCTCCTCCTTGAAGTTGGTCTCGAGGATGCCGGCGCGGGTGCCGCCGATCGCCTTGGCATAGGCCATCGCCAGGTCACGGGCCTTGCCGCTGGCGTTCTGATGCACGGCGAACAGAGCGGGCACGCCCATGCCGTTCTGGTACTCCCAGCGCACCGTGTGGCCGGGGCCCTTGGGAGCGATCATCACCACGTCAACATCGGCGGGCGGCTGGATCAGGCCGAAGCGGATGTTGAACCCGTGAGCGAAGCTCAGCACCTTGCCGGCGCTCAGATGGGGAGCGATCTCCTTGGCGTAGACATCCTTCTGCACCTCGTCGGGAAGCAGCACCATGATCCAGTCGGCCTTGGCGCAGGCATCGGCGACGCTGAGCACCTCCAGGCCGTCGGCACGGGCCTTGTCGGCCGAGCGGCTGCCTTCATAGAGGCCCACCACCACGTTGACGCCGCTGTCCTTGAGGTTCAGGGCATGGGCATGGCCCTGAGAGCCATAGCCGATGATGGCCACCGTCTTGCCATTCAGCAGGCTGAGATCGGCGTCGGAGTCGTAGAAGAGCTGGGCCATCAGGGCGCGGCGGGCGGAGCAAACAGCGAGCCTACAAAAGGGCCGTTCCCCCCGACTCCCGGCTCAGGCCTCGCTCGGATGGGCGATCACCCGGTCGATCAGGCCGTATTCCACTGCCTCGGCCGCACTGAGGAAGTAGTCGCGGTCGGTGTCCCTGGCGATCTTCTCGAGTGGCTGACCGGTCATGTCAGCCATGCTCTGGTTGAGCATGTCCTTGATGCGCAGGATCTCGCGCGCCTCGATCTCGATGTCGCTGGCCTGGCGCTGGCTGGTCCCCCCCAGGGGCTGGTGGATCATGATCCTGCTGTGTGGCAGGGCCAGACGCTTGCCCTTGCTGCCTGCCGCCAGCAGGAAGGCGCCCATGGAGGCGGCCAGACCGACGCAGATGGTGACGACGTCACTCTTGACGTACTGCATCGTGTCGTAGATGGCCAGGCCGGCGGTCACCGATCCACCCGGCGAGTTGATGTAGAGATAGATCGGCTTGCTGCTGTCCTCCGAATCGAGATACAGCATCTGCGCCACCAGGCTGTTGGCGATGCCGTCGCTCACCTCCTGTCCCAGGAACAGGATCCGCTCGACACCCAGGCGTGTGTAGATATCGACCCAGCGCTCGTACTGGCTGCCGGGAAGGCGGTAAGGAACGCTCGGAGTGCCGATGGGCATGGTTCAGGGGTGGGAAGAACGGACGGGGGTCGTTGATGGGAAAAGGGGCTGGCCAGGGGCCGGAGCCTGCCCTCCTCAGCCGATGCCGGCTGCGGTGGCCACCGGCTGGTGCACGTCCTTGCGGCTGCTGAGCACCCGGTCGATCAGGCCGTACTCGCGCGCCTCCTCGGCGGTGAGATAGGTCATGCGGTCGGAATCGCGGGAGAGCTGCTCGACGCTCTTGCCTGTGTTGCCCGAGAGGATCTCGAGCATGGTGTGCTTGTTGTGCAGCACCTCCTTCGCCCGGATCTGGATGTCACTGGCCTGGCCGCGGGCGCCGGAGCGGGGCTGATGCAGCACGATCGAGGCATGGGGCAGAGCCGCCCGCTGCCCCTTGGTGCCGGCAGAGAGAATCATCGCGGCGGTCCCCATCGCCTGGCCGATGCAGATGGTGTGCACCGGCGGCTTGACATAGCGCAGGGTGTCGCAGATGGCGAAGGCCTCGGTCTCGAAGCCGATCGCATCTCCCGAATACCAGCTGGTGCCCGTGGAGTTGATGTAGAAGTAAATCGGCTTCTCTGGATTGTCGAATTCCAGATAGAGCAGCTGCGCGATGATCAATTCCGTCACATCGATGCCCATCTGCCGCTTGGCATCGTCGTCCGAGAACAGCGGCAGCCCCAGATAGACGATCCGCTCCTTCAGCAGCAGCGAAGGCAGATCGGGGGGAGGGGTGCGGAACACGGCCGAATCGCCGTAGTAGGGGGCCGAAGCCGTCATCCACGCACACTTTGGAGGGAACCCGGAGCCTAGCCGGGTCGGGGAGGCCGCCGTCCGCCGGCTCGGAACGAATGTCCCCTCCGCAGGCGAGAGCCCTGCCGGCGCCCAAGCCACAGCGGCAACCGAGCGAAACGGGCGAGCCGGCCGAGGGGGGCCTGCGGCCCATCAGGCGCGGTGCCACGCGTCCCTGCCGCTGGAGTGCCCGGCAGCGCATCACCAGCGGCAGGGTGTGACCTGCAGATGGGCGGGCACAGCAGCGGTCTCGCCTCAGCGACCGGAGCCTCGCCGTTCACGGCGCGAACCCGGCGCCGAGGCGCCGCGGTCACTGCCCTTGCCGGACCCGGCAGAGCGATCATTCGTGGGCTTCTCCGCGGGGGAAGGCAGCGGCACGGGGCCTAGGGACGTCGCGCGGTCGCTGGCGGCGCCTGAAGTGGTCCGGGCCGCGCTGGGATCGGCAGCGGCAGTGATCTCCGCGGTCGGTTGGGGCTCGGTGCGGGCAGCGTCACGGTCAGAGCCCTTCTCAGGGCTGGCTTTATCGGCGGCCTTCTCGAAGGCCCTCTCGCAGCGAGCGAACACCATCCGACCGGTGGGGGTCTGAAGGGCACCGGTGACGGTCACCGCCAGGCGCTCCCCGATGCGGCGGCGGGCGTCCTCCACCACCACCATCGTGCCGTCCTCCAGATAGCCGATGCCCTGGTCGGCCTCCTTGCCCTCCCGCACGATCTTGAGCTGGAGGTCGTCACCCGGCTGCACCTCGGGGCGCAGAGCGATCACCAGCTCGCTCAGATTGAGCGCCTTCAGATCCTGCACCACCGCCACCTGAGCCAGGTTGTAGTCGGCCGTCAGCAGGGTGCCACCGGTGTCGGCGGTGAGGCGCAGCAGCTTGTCATCGGCGCCGTTCCCCTCGTAACGGGTGGTGTTGACCACCAGGCGGCGGCCATAGCGCTCGCGCAGCTCCCCCAGGAGCTTCAGGCCGCGGCGACCCTTGCCGCGCTTCTCGGCGTTCGAGGAATCAGCCAGGGTCTGCAGTTCGTCGATGACGGCCTGAGCCACGATCACCTGGCCCTCCAGCAGCCCCGAATCGAGCAGACCGCGGATCCGGCCATCGATGATCACGCTGGTGTCGAGGATCTTGGCGCTGGCGGGCTGCAGCACACCCTCAGCCACCAGCAGTGCCTCAGCGCTGGTGGGGTTGAACAGGCGCAGCAGGGTGCGCCCATGCACCTCGGCGAGGTTGTAGCCCAGGACCCCGAAGAAGACGTTGCTGAGCACCGCCGCCAGCGGCTTCACCAGCACCACCTCCCAGGGCAGGGGCAGCAGCAGGATCGGGGCCAGCAGCAGATTGGCCACCAGTAACCCCAGGATCAGGCCAACGGCGCGGCTGATCAGCAGATCGGTGGGCATGCTGCGCACCTGAGCCATCAGGCGTTTGCGCAGCTGCTGGAAGAAGAAGCCCGCCAGCAGGCCGAAGAAGGCACCGAAACCGGCCAGCACGGTGCGCAGACCCTCGGGATTGGTCACCTGCAGCAGCAGCTTCTCGGGCAGCAGATCCACCCCCAGCCAGCCCGTGGCGGCGCCGGAGATCAGGAACAGCACCAGGATGAGGGTGTCCACCATGGCGTCGTCCGGAGGCCCGTCGCGTCAGCATCGCAGCATGCCCGATTCAGCGCCCGTTGCCAGGCCTGGGTTACCGCCCTTGAACCCGCGCTCGGCCTATCTGCACATCCCCTTCTGCCATCGGCGCTGCTTCTACTGCGATTTCGCCGTGGTTCCCCTTGGAGACCGAGCCGATGGCGCGGAGGGCCCCGGGTCCGCGTCGATCGCGAGCTACCTGAATCTGCTGCGACGCGAGATCGCCCAGTCCCCGGATGGCCCCCCTCTGTCGACGGTGTATCTGGGGGGCGGCACCCCTTCGCTGCTCACCCCCGACCAGGTCGGCGGCCTCCTCGAGGCTCTGCAGCGCCGCTTCGGCCTGGCGCCCGGTGCCGAGATCAGCCTGGAGATGGATCCGGCGAGCTTCGATCAGCCGCGCCTGC
It contains:
- the ilvC gene encoding ketol-acid reductoisomerase → MAQLFYDSDADLSLLNGKTVAIIGYGSQGHAHALNLKDSGVNVVVGLYEGSRSADKARADGLEVLSVADACAKADWIMVLLPDEVQKDVYAKEIAPHLSAGKVLSFAHGFNIRFGLIQPPADVDVVMIAPKGPGHTVRWEYQNGMGVPALFAVHQNASGKARDLAMAYAKAIGGTRAGILETNFKEETETDLFGEQAVLCGGLSELVKAGFETLVEAGYQPELAYFECLHEVKLIVDLMVKGGLTAMRDSISNTAEYGDYVSGPRLITADTKAEMKRILTDIQDGTFARNFVAECEAGKPEMNRIRQRDSQHPIEQVGKGLRSMFSWLKA
- the cbiB gene encoding adenosylcobinamide-phosphate synthase CbiB, translated to MNVSLPPLPAASGPGLQVWLLVALACGLDRLVGDPHGLLHPVQVMGWCIARLRGGAEAWAGDRPPALRAVGGGITLLLVLGSALAGWSLERLALVAPVLGLPLLLIGLASALAGGSLREAVHQVLEALPDLQEARQRLAWIVGRDVSGLSEPEILRAAAETASENAVDGLFAPLFWMLVGGAWWAWGLRAGVDAVPGPLALAWSFKAASTLDSMLGYRRGRLRWLGTAGARLDDALTWLPCRLVALSLPWAAGRPWACGRWFQAALRDGAADPSPNAGVSQAAYAHAAAVRLGGVNRYADGLRRKPVLAAGRPPADQEAVKRIMGLSDRLEVLWLVLAGALALLLSRPS
- a CDS encoding ATP-dependent Clp protease proteolytic subunit gives rise to the protein MTASAPYYGDSAVFRTPPPDLPSLLLKERIVYLGLPLFSDDDAKRQMGIDVTELIIAQLLYLEFDNPEKPIYFYINSTGTSWYSGDAIGFETEAFAICDTLRYVKPPVHTICIGQAMGTAAMILSAGTKGQRAALPHASIVLHQPRSGARGQASDIQIRAKEVLHNKHTMLEILSGNTGKSVEQLSRDSDRMTYLTAEEAREYGLIDRVLSSRKDVHQPVATAAGIG
- a CDS encoding ATP-dependent Clp protease proteolytic subunit, encoding MPIGTPSVPYRLPGSQYERWVDIYTRLGVERILFLGQEVSDGIANSLVAQMLYLDSEDSSKPIYLYINSPGGSVTAGLAIYDTMQYVKSDVVTICVGLAASMGAFLLAAGSKGKRLALPHSRIMIHQPLGGTSQRQASDIEIEAREILRIKDMLNQSMADMTGQPLEKIARDTDRDYFLSAAEAVEYGLIDRVIAHPSEA